One genomic segment of Clostridium saccharoperbutylacetonicum N1-4(HMT) includes these proteins:
- a CDS encoding sensor histidine kinase, with translation MKYKFYFSQKIYLFFVYGLLVITMLFLFFICLYSFYSDNIYKSAKIKSETICASIHKSISIELNNMSTVSMNIVYSNAIKKNFTSFANTNNYHKIDLENFSKSRENVLAIYDIITAIIGPFQSATQVNLYTQNGTCIGSGYFQGVVNVDFKSIPWYEETINKNGEKNIVITDKLLNSNTKLDNKNLHNYLSLTRVFFNSTNEPEGIVEVIQDCNTVFSLIPELKEKNPSTTFYVYNEKGQLVYPYSSTLNPEDTINYVNTIEKNNLAQSTGYFVNVDTNKDVLLSYEKINSYNWTVVTVESKDIVFKSLQSFKETFIVIIITSIIFTLFLCFLISSRLTYPLSTLTKSTKKVTINSVLNENETILPPINSNILEISELYQSFLDMYDKLRDSSHEILLLKSEETRANLRATQSLVNPHFLYNSLTTISIMAEEKMNDEIINICYALCDYFRYITTYDETAVPLNLEISFTEKYIECMKMRYGNDFIYDSQISEETKEILIPKLIVQPIVENVFKHGFTSSPPWHLKITTTTSDDKWLIYIEDNGGRLTDEEKETLLSTFDNLDKNIEMKSLKIGGMGLKNVYLRLQLLYSDQAVFSIDTSKEHKTIFIIGGPIHLNKEDFYEQYTHL, from the coding sequence ATGAAATATAAATTTTATTTTTCTCAAAAGATATATTTGTTTTTTGTTTATGGTCTTTTAGTAATAACAATGCTCTTTCTATTTTTTATTTGTTTATACTCTTTTTATAGTGATAATATTTATAAAAGTGCTAAGATAAAATCTGAAACTATCTGTGCATCTATTCACAAGTCAATATCAATAGAATTAAATAATATGTCAACGGTTTCTATGAATATAGTTTATTCTAATGCTATAAAAAAGAATTTTACTAGCTTTGCAAATACAAATAACTATCACAAAATAGACCTTGAAAACTTTTCAAAATCAAGAGAAAACGTTTTAGCTATTTATGATATTATTACTGCAATAATAGGTCCATTTCAATCTGCAACTCAAGTTAATCTCTATACACAAAATGGTACCTGTATTGGTTCTGGCTATTTTCAAGGAGTAGTTAATGTTGATTTTAAAAGTATTCCCTGGTATGAAGAAACTATAAATAAAAATGGCGAAAAAAATATAGTTATCACAGATAAGCTATTAAATTCTAATACAAAACTAGACAATAAAAATCTTCATAATTATCTCTCTCTGACTCGTGTATTTTTTAATAGCACAAATGAACCTGAAGGTATCGTTGAAGTTATACAAGATTGTAATACTGTGTTTTCTTTAATTCCAGAATTGAAAGAAAAAAATCCTTCAACCACCTTTTATGTATATAATGAAAAAGGTCAGTTAGTATATCCTTATTCAAGTACTCTAAATCCAGAAGACACTATAAACTATGTAAATACTATAGAAAAAAATAATTTAGCCCAATCTACTGGATACTTTGTAAATGTTGATACTAACAAGGATGTATTATTATCTTATGAGAAAATAAATTCTTATAATTGGACAGTAGTTACTGTTGAATCTAAAGATATTGTATTTAAATCACTACAGTCCTTTAAGGAGACTTTCATTGTTATAATAATTACCTCTATTATATTTACATTATTTTTATGTTTTTTAATTTCAAGTCGATTAACTTATCCACTAAGTACATTGACAAAATCCACAAAAAAAGTAACTATAAACAGTGTACTGAATGAAAACGAAACCATTCTACCTCCAATAAACAGCAATATACTTGAAATTTCAGAATTATATCAATCTTTTTTAGACATGTATGATAAATTGAGAGATTCGTCCCATGAAATATTGTTGCTTAAATCAGAAGAAACGCGTGCTAACCTTCGAGCAACACAATCATTAGTTAATCCTCATTTTTTATACAACAGTTTAACTACTATAAGCATTATGGCAGAGGAAAAAATGAATGATGAAATTATTAATATCTGTTATGCGCTTTGCGATTATTTTAGATATATAACAACATACGATGAAACAGCAGTTCCTCTTAATTTAGAAATATCATTTACTGAAAAATATATTGAATGTATGAAAATGAGATATGGCAATGATTTTATTTATGATTCGCAAATCAGTGAAGAAACAAAAGAAATTTTAATTCCTAAATTAATTGTTCAGCCAATTGTGGAAAATGTATTTAAACATGGTTTCACCTCATCACCTCCATGGCATTTAAAAATCACTACTACAACCAGTGATGATAAATGGCTTATATACATTGAAGATAATGGAGGTCGCTTAACTGATGAAGAGAAGGAAACACTCTTATCTACTTTTGATAATTTAGATAAAAATATAGAAATGAAATCATTAAAGATTGGTGGAATGGGACTTAAAAATGTTTATCTACGATTGCAGCTTTTATATAGCGACCAAGCTGTATTTTCAATTGATACTTCAAAAGAACATAAAACAATTTTTATAATTGGTGGTCCTATTCATTTAAATAAGGAGGATTTTTATGAACAATACACACACTTATAA
- a CDS encoding response regulator transcription factor, whose amino-acid sequence MNNTHTYKIIVVEDEPLIRQNIIKKINSLSIPFELVGEAGNGESAISLVEQLYPSLVITDIKMPQCDGLELIKYLHKNHPHIKSIILSGYNDFKYAQTALKYGVKDFLLKPIKLDELSTALQNILVMLDSENKELSSFSIDPNNLKPENLSQLLENYLLKNYASIISIHDIAEKFGFTNEYLSKIFKKYTGVTPIKYITKIRINEAKQLLINQPELEIKKVGELIGYKDAFYFSRVFKSNVGVYPTDYRMQYKDH is encoded by the coding sequence ATGAACAATACACACACTTATAAAATTATCGTAGTCGAAGATGAGCCTCTTATAAGACAAAATATAATAAAAAAAATAAATTCTTTATCCATACCTTTTGAATTGGTTGGTGAAGCTGGTAATGGAGAAAGTGCTATTTCTCTTGTTGAACAATTATATCCGTCCTTAGTTATCACTGATATAAAAATGCCACAATGTGATGGCCTTGAATTAATTAAATATCTACATAAAAATCATCCACATATTAAATCTATAATATTAAGTGGATATAATGATTTTAAATATGCCCAAACTGCACTAAAATATGGTGTTAAAGATTTTTTATTAAAACCCATTAAACTTGATGAACTAAGCACAGCACTTCAAAATATCCTTGTTATGCTTGACTCAGAAAATAAAGAATTATCTTCATTTTCCATTGATCCAAATAACTTGAAACCTGAAAACTTAAGTCAACTTTTAGAAAATTATTTGCTAAAAAATTATGCTTCAATAATTTCTATTCATGATATTGCTGAAAAATTTGGATTTACAAATGAGTATTTGAGCAAGATATTTAAAAAATACACTGGTGTAACACCTATAAAATATATCACTAAAATTCGAATTAATGAGGCTAAACAACTTTTAATTAATCAACCTGAACTAGAAATAAAGAAGGTAGGAGAATTGATTGGATATAAAGACGCTTTTTATTTTAGTCGTGTATTTAAATCAAATGTAGGTGTATATCCTACCGATTACAGAATGCAATACAAAGATCACTAA
- a CDS encoding ABC transporter substrate-binding protein, which produces MNKRLMKLISTVCMTVLIGGTFVGCGSSNNSGDASKDTSSNGNTVTLTFGSHQSGLPTSGVVQTLAKDFEKETGIKIDFQISPDAQWRDLLKVKLDSGEAPDIFCADADPLNLVTRVNPEKYVQDVTDQEWVKRMDPNVLPSISYKDKVYGITFPGKKMYFYVYNKEIFQKLGLKVPTNYEEFKNVCQKIKDSGVTPIYEGTQNGWHQVLPLFETGAMYQEKHPDLYNKLNKNEVDLDSVPELLTVISQLKEFADLGFYGKDYLSNSVENAKESMANGKSAMFIAESAWRNEVKADFPNFDVNKLGIFAMPWADNQTIGVNPASNAYFVNKNGKHVKEALKFFEFLAKPENLQKRLDGQPGLSELCWPEIKSKYSDEDKKYIDSLKKGMVVQAGVKYIDSQWMDVGKDLEGMYTGSLTPKQVLETIMNRRTEQAKLQKDPDWNK; this is translated from the coding sequence ATGAATAAACGTTTAATGAAGTTAATTAGCACAGTATGTATGACTGTACTAATTGGAGGCACATTTGTAGGGTGTGGAAGCAGTAATAATAGTGGAGATGCAAGCAAAGATACCTCAAGTAATGGAAATACAGTAACATTAACTTTTGGCTCTCATCAATCAGGATTACCAACATCTGGGGTGGTGCAGACTTTAGCAAAGGATTTTGAAAAGGAAACTGGAATAAAGATAGACTTTCAAATTTCACCAGATGCTCAATGGCGTGATTTATTAAAAGTAAAATTAGACTCAGGGGAAGCTCCAGATATTTTCTGCGCTGATGCAGATCCTTTGAATTTAGTTACAAGAGTAAATCCAGAAAAATACGTTCAAGATGTAACAGATCAGGAATGGGTAAAGCGTATGGATCCAAATGTACTTCCTTCAATATCATACAAGGATAAAGTTTATGGAATTACTTTCCCAGGAAAGAAAATGTACTTCTATGTTTATAATAAGGAAATATTCCAAAAGTTAGGGTTAAAGGTACCAACAAATTATGAAGAATTTAAAAATGTATGTCAAAAGATAAAAGATTCAGGGGTTACTCCAATTTATGAAGGTACACAAAATGGATGGCATCAAGTACTGCCTTTATTTGAAACAGGAGCTATGTATCAAGAAAAACATCCAGATCTATATAATAAATTGAACAAGAATGAAGTTGATTTAGATTCTGTGCCTGAATTATTAACTGTAATTTCTCAACTTAAAGAATTTGCTGATTTAGGCTTTTATGGAAAAGACTATTTAAGTAACTCAGTTGAAAATGCAAAAGAGTCAATGGCAAATGGAAAGTCAGCAATGTTTATTGCTGAATCTGCATGGAGAAATGAAGTAAAAGCAGATTTCCCAAATTTTGATGTTAATAAGCTTGGAATATTTGCAATGCCATGGGCAGATAATCAAACAATTGGTGTTAATCCTGCTAGCAATGCATATTTTGTTAATAAAAATGGAAAGCATGTAAAGGAAGCTTTAAAATTCTTCGAATTTTTAGCAAAACCTGAAAATTTACAAAAACGTTTAGATGGACAACCAGGATTATCAGAACTTTGCTGGCCAGAAATTAAATCAAAATATTCTGATGAAGATAAAAAATATATTGATTCCTTAAAGAAGGGAATGGTTGTGCAAGCAGGGGTTAAGTATATTGATAGTCAATGGATGGATGTAGGAAAAGATTTAGAAGGTATGTATACTGGTTCATTAACTCCAAAGCAAGTATTGGAAACTATAATGAATAGAAGAACTGAACAAGCTAAATTGCAAAAAGATCCAGATTGGAATAAATAA